From Vanacampus margaritifer isolate UIUO_Vmar chromosome 8, RoL_Vmar_1.0, whole genome shotgun sequence, a single genomic window includes:
- the LOC144056824 gene encoding C->U-editing enzyme APOBEC-2-like, with translation MADRSRMLRRKDKQEKEADEKTTDGKEVKNEGENPQDNGGGPSAVPLSANDATDNGENGDLQVEPMELPPFEIIAGDRIDPFAFKFQFKNVEYSSGRNKTFLCYLVDKGKTADGLLRGCLEDEHSGLHAEEAFFTQCLSDYDPSLKYTITWYMSSSPCSACAAKIADVLNSKKNLKLSIFAARLFEFEEAEIQAGLKALLKAECKMRMMKPLDFSYTWDTFVENEDQPLNLWEDCKDNYEYYHEKLSDILQ, from the exons ATGGCTGACAGAAGTCGTATGCTGCGGAGAAAGgacaaacaagaaaaagaagCTGATGAAAAGACCACAGATGGAAAGGAAGTGAAGAATGAAGGAGAAAATCCTCAAGATAATGGAGGGGGACCATCAGCTGTGCCACTGTCTGCCAATGATGCAACAGATAACGGTGAAAATGGAGATCTTCAGGTTGAGCCGATGGAACTACCTCCATTTGAAATCATTGCAGG TGATCGGATCGATCCTTTTGCATTCAAGTTCCAGTTCAAGAATGTGGAATACTCCTCAGGCCGCAACAAGACCTTTTTGTGTTACCTGGTGGATAAAGGGAAGACAGCTGATGGACTTCTGAGAGGCTGTCTGGAGGATGAACACAGCGGACTTCATGCTGAGGAGGCCTTCTTCACCCAGTGCCTCTCTGACTATGACCCTTCACTCAAATACACAATTACCTG GTATATGTCATCCAGTCCGTGCTCTGCTTGTGCAGCAAAGATAGCTGATGTCTTGAACAGCAAGAAAAACCTCAAACTGAGCATTTTTGCTGCTCGGTTGTTTGAATTTGAAGAGGCAGAGATCCAGGCTGGGCTGAAGGCTCTGCTTAAAGCTGAATGTaagatgaggatgatgaagcCTCTGGACTTTTCTTATACCTGggatacatttgtggaaaatgaggaTCAACCGCTTAACCTGTGGGAAGACTGCAAAGACAACTATGAGTATTATCATGAGAAGCTGTCTGACATTCTGCAGTGA